A portion of the Sphaerochaeta pleomorpha str. Grapes genome contains these proteins:
- a CDS encoding DeoR/GlpR family DNA-binding transcription regulator, with the protein MKNRRNQIEEFINENGAVSFSLLKTAFPTVSEMTLRNDLKALDEMRLIVRVHGGAKSVDRIIGTDDLLNKRFCRNVEKKRCIAEKAANLIYPSTSIFLDSGSTVTELARKFPDEPHLVFTSGIHCAIELAKLSKVQIFMPGGKINPSSMSISGSDSCEKIREMNYDIAFLGTTGYMKTTGFNCGALEESSLKRAVISRAETTVLLMDSSKVEISNTFSFANVQDIDILISDDELDPQIAEYFRNNNIKVL; encoded by the coding sequence TTGAAAAACCGAAGAAACCAAATTGAAGAATTTATCAACGAGAATGGAGCTGTCAGTTTCTCTCTTTTAAAAACAGCATTTCCTACAGTTTCTGAGATGACCCTTCGCAATGATCTCAAAGCACTTGATGAGATGCGATTAATTGTCCGAGTACATGGAGGAGCAAAATCAGTTGATCGAATTATCGGTACGGATGATTTACTGAATAAACGTTTTTGTAGAAACGTTGAAAAAAAACGTTGCATCGCGGAAAAAGCCGCTAACCTAATATATCCAAGTACTTCTATTTTCCTTGATTCAGGCTCAACTGTTACAGAACTGGCTCGGAAATTTCCTGATGAACCTCATTTGGTTTTTACTTCTGGTATTCATTGTGCCATCGAACTCGCAAAACTTTCCAAGGTCCAAATATTCATGCCAGGGGGAAAGATCAATCCCTCAAGTATGAGCATTTCTGGTTCAGATAGCTGTGAGAAAATTCGCGAGATGAATTATGATATTGCATTTCTAGGGACTACAGGCTATATGAAAACAACAGGTTTTAATTGTGGAGCCTTGGAAGAAAGCTCTCTTAAACGTGCTGTAATCAGCAGAGCTGAAACTACTGTATTACTCATGGATTCTTCTAAAGTGGAAATTAGCAATACATTTTCTTTCGCGAACGTACAGGATATTGATATTTTAATTTCCGACGACGAACTTGATCCTCAAATTGCCGAATACTTTCGAAACAATAATATTAAGGTTCTTTAA